A region of Cellulophaga sp. RHA19 DNA encodes the following proteins:
- a CDS encoding SulP family inorganic anion transporter, with amino-acid sequence MFKNLKSDLPASVVVFFVALPLCLGIALASGAPLFSGLIAGIIGGVVVGALSGSKIGVSGPAAGLAAIVFTAIQDLGYESFLVAVVLGGVIQLIFGALKAGVIGYYFPSSVIKGMLTGIGIIIILKQIPHFFGMDKDPQGDFAFLQIDGENTFTELLKAINALISGNVSVGATVVALISMFILLLWSNVLSKKGKIFQIVQGPLVAVAVGIVFYILTKGSSLNISVDHLVAVPVPDGFDSFIGQFNFPDFSAITNPEVWIIAFTIALVASLETLLCVEATDKLDPDKNVTPTNRELFAQGTGNIVSGLIGGLPITQVIVRSSANIQSGGKTKLSAIIHGFLLLISVILIPTLLNKIPLSVLAAILFIVGYKLAKPALFKKMYKLGWKQFIPFTVTVLGIVFINLLYGIGLGLLVGIIVILLKSYQNSHFLHIEDNSNGKHKIKMELAEEVTFFNKGAILKELDSLPKDTYLEFDVTKTRYLDYDIIEILEDFAFKAKERNIDIKLISERGVVENPDSFIEFFKLRPKSNVSLN; translated from the coding sequence ATGTTTAAAAATTTAAAAAGCGATTTACCAGCTAGTGTAGTTGTGTTTTTCGTAGCGTTACCTTTATGTTTAGGTATTGCATTAGCAAGTGGTGCGCCTCTTTTCTCTGGTTTAATTGCAGGTATAATTGGTGGTGTAGTAGTAGGAGCTTTAAGTGGCTCTAAAATAGGTGTTAGTGGACCTGCTGCAGGTTTAGCAGCTATAGTTTTTACTGCAATACAAGATTTAGGTTATGAAAGTTTTTTAGTTGCCGTTGTTTTAGGTGGTGTTATTCAATTAATTTTTGGAGCCTTAAAGGCAGGAGTTATTGGTTATTACTTTCCATCTTCAGTAATTAAAGGAATGCTTACAGGTATAGGTATTATTATTATTTTAAAACAAATTCCGCACTTTTTTGGAATGGATAAAGATCCACAGGGAGATTTTGCTTTTTTACAAATTGATGGAGAAAATACATTTACAGAACTTTTAAAAGCTATAAATGCATTAATTAGTGGTAACGTAAGTGTAGGTGCAACAGTAGTAGCATTAATTTCAATGTTTATATTATTATTGTGGTCTAATGTTCTGTCTAAAAAAGGAAAGATTTTTCAAATTGTTCAAGGTCCACTAGTGGCTGTTGCAGTTGGAATTGTTTTTTATATTTTAACAAAAGGTTCAAGCTTAAATATTTCTGTAGATCATCTTGTTGCTGTTCCTGTACCAGATGGCTTTGACAGTTTTATAGGTCAGTTTAATTTTCCTGATTTTTCAGCTATAACAAATCCAGAGGTATGGATTATAGCATTTACTATTGCTTTAGTAGCTAGTTTAGAGACTTTGTTATGTGTAGAAGCAACAGATAAGTTAGATCCAGACAAAAATGTAACTCCAACAAACAGAGAGTTATTTGCGCAAGGAACAGGTAATATTGTTTCTGGTTTAATTGGTGGTTTGCCTATTACGCAAGTAATTGTGAGGAGTTCAGCAAACATTCAATCTGGAGGGAAAACAAAATTATCGGCAATTATTCACGGTTTTTTATTGTTAATTTCTGTTATTTTAATTCCTACACTTTTAAATAAAATACCTTTATCTGTCTTGGCAGCTATATTATTTATTGTAGGTTATAAATTAGCCAAACCAGCATTGTTTAAAAAAATGTATAAACTAGGCTGGAAACAGTTTATCCCTTTTACAGTTACTGTTTTAGGAATTGTATTTATAAACTTATTGTACGGAATTGGTTTAGGTTTGTTAGTAGGTATTATTGTTATTTTATTAAAAAGCTACCAAAACTCTCACTTTTTACACATTGAGGACAATAGCAATGGTAAGCACAAAATTAAAATGGAACTTGCAGAAGAAGTTACTTTCTTTAACAAAGGAGCTATTTTAAAAGAGTTAGACAGTTTACCTAAAGACACCTATTTAGAGTTTGATGTTACTAAAACTAGATATTTAGATTATGACATCATTGAAATTTTAGAAGACTTTGCTTTTAAAGCAAAAGAACGTAATATAGATATTAAGTTAATATCAGAAAGAGGTGTAGTAGAGAATCCAGATAGTTTTATAGAATTTTTTAAGTTGAGACCAAAATCTAACGTTAGTTTAAATTAG
- a CDS encoding universal stress protein — MLKKKYKILVLSDLKETTVATLQSTVNLAKTINGDVSFFYAKKASDVVVRDNQLSAMRSINEQYNSTDHIISNIIKPISKASNTKIKHSFSFGNVKNEIAKQIEEQQPDVIVLGKRKSKMINIIGDHITDFVLKNYKGLVLITTKNGEVTPVNSLTLGVLNEKKEFFNLKFIEDLIKNSQKTITPLTVAEKGNKEQAILDSKEAIDFVPEQGGNEISYISKYLLKSNINLLCVNRATKGVRNVINKADVSLLLYTNK, encoded by the coding sequence ATGCTAAAAAAGAAATATAAAATTTTAGTTTTATCAGATTTAAAAGAGACTACAGTTGCTACATTGCAGAGTACTGTAAACTTGGCTAAAACGATAAATGGAGATGTGTCTTTCTTTTATGCAAAAAAGGCATCAGATGTAGTTGTTAGAGACAACCAACTGTCTGCTATGCGTTCTATTAATGAACAATACAATAGCACAGACCATATTATAAGTAATATTATTAAGCCAATTTCTAAGGCATCCAATACAAAAATTAAACATAGTTTTTCTTTTGGCAATGTAAAGAATGAAATAGCAAAACAAATTGAAGAACAACAACCAGATGTGATTGTTTTAGGAAAAAGAAAATCTAAAATGATTAATATTATTGGTGATCATATTACAGATTTTGTTTTGAAAAATTACAAAGGCTTAGTTTTAATAACTACTAAAAATGGAGAGGTTACACCTGTTAATAGCTTAACTTTAGGTGTTTTAAATGAAAAAAAAGAGTTTTTTAATTTAAAGTTTATTGAAGATTTAATAAAAAATAGTCAAAAAACAATAACACCTTTAACAGTTGCAGAAAAAGGAAATAAAGAGCAAGCAATTTTAGATTCTAAAGAAGCTATAGACTTTGTTCCTGAGCAAGGAGGTAATGAAATAAGTTACATATCTAAGTACCTATTAAAAAGTAATATTAATTTACTTTGTGTAAACAGAGCAACAAAAGGTGTACGCAATGTAATAAACAAAGCAGATGTATCATTACTATTATACACCAATAAGTAG
- a CDS encoding carbonic anhydrase family protein, translating to MKAHTKETQSTMTPEKSLQFLKEGNQRFQSNLKANRNLLEQVNDTSEGQFPFATILSCIDSRVSAELVFDQGLGDIFSVRIAGNFVNEDILGSMEFGCKLAGTKLIVVLGHTSCGAIKGACDNAELGNLTAMLAKIKPAVNAVAEPKDDSLRNSKNLEFVDNVSAKNVQLTIDKILEESSVLAEMQKNGEIKIVGAMYDINSGAVNFYE from the coding sequence ATGAAAGCACATACTAAAGAGACTCAGTCTACAATGACTCCAGAAAAATCTTTACAGTTTTTAAAAGAAGGAAACCAAAGGTTTCAAAGTAACTTAAAAGCGAACAGAAACTTATTAGAACAAGTTAATGATACTAGTGAAGGTCAGTTTCCTTTTGCAACTATTTTAAGCTGTATAGACTCTAGAGTATCTGCCGAGTTGGTTTTTGACCAAGGTTTAGGAGATATTTTTAGCGTACGTATTGCCGGTAACTTTGTAAACGAAGATATTTTAGGTAGTATGGAGTTTGGTTGCAAATTAGCAGGTACTAAACTAATTGTAGTTTTAGGACACACTAGTTGTGGTGCAATTAAAGGAGCTTGTGACAATGCAGAATTAGGAAACTTAACAGCAATGTTGGCTAAAATTAAGCCTGCTGTAAATGCTGTTGCAGAGCCAAAAGATGATAGTTTGCGTAACTCTAAAAACTTAGAGTTTGTAGATAACGTATCTGCTAAAAACGTACAACTTACTATAGATAAAATTTTAGAAGAGAGTAGTGTTCTTGCAGAAATGCAAAAGAATGGCGAAATTAAAATTGTTGGTGCTATGTATGATATTAACTCTGGTGCAGTTAATTTTTACGAATAA
- a CDS encoding 6-pyruvoyl trahydropterin synthase family protein: protein MSNIRITKQFSFETGHALYGYDGKCRNVHGHSYKLSVTVIGSPITDTNNVKWGMVIDFGDLKKIVKEEIVDVYDHATVFNKNTPHIELAEELTKRGHSVILADYQPTSENMVIDFAEKIKARLPQNISLHSLKLQETDSSFAEWYASDN, encoded by the coding sequence ATGAGTAATATTAGAATAACCAAGCAGTTTAGTTTTGAAACCGGTCACGCATTATATGGCTATGATGGTAAATGTAGAAATGTACATGGACATAGTTATAAATTATCTGTTACCGTAATTGGTTCTCCTATTACAGATACTAACAATGTTAAATGGGGTATGGTTATAGACTTTGGTGATCTTAAAAAAATAGTCAAAGAAGAAATTGTAGATGTGTATGACCACGCTACGGTATTTAATAAAAACACACCACATATAGAGTTGGCAGAGGAGTTAACAAAAAGAGGGCACAGTGTAATATTAGCAGACTACCAACCAACTAGTGAAAATATGGTAATAGATTTTGCTGAAAAAATTAAAGCAAGACTACCACAAAATATTAGCTTACACTCTTTAAAACTACAAGAAACAGACTCTTCTTTTGCAGAGTGGTACGCATCAGACAACTAA
- a CDS encoding UDP-2,3-diacylglucosamine diphosphatase, with translation MKKITVPKGKKVYFASDNHLGAPTMAESKPREKKFVAWLDEIKEDAAAIFLLGDLFDFWFEYKTVVPKGFTRTLGKLAELTDAGIPVYYFVGNHDLWMDGYFEEELNIPVYHTPQQFLFNNTSFFIGHGDGLGPHDKGYKRMKKVFTNPVSKWFYRWLHPDIGVSLAQYFSVKNKAISGDDDVKFLGEDKEWLVQYAKRKLETKHYDYFVFGHRHLPMTIDLNGKSTYINLGDWIGYYTYAVFNDEKLSLEKLEN, from the coding sequence ATGAAAAAAATTACAGTTCCAAAAGGTAAAAAAGTATACTTTGCAAGCGATAATCACTTGGGTGCGCCAACTATGGCAGAGAGTAAACCAAGAGAAAAAAAGTTTGTTGCTTGGTTAGACGAAATTAAAGAAGATGCTGCTGCAATTTTTTTGTTAGGAGATTTATTCGATTTTTGGTTTGAGTATAAAACTGTAGTTCCTAAAGGTTTTACAAGAACCTTAGGTAAGCTAGCAGAACTAACAGATGCGGGTATACCTGTGTATTATTTTGTAGGCAATCATGATCTTTGGATGGATGGTTATTTTGAAGAAGAATTAAACATACCAGTGTACCACACACCACAACAATTTTTATTTAACAATACTTCATTTTTTATAGGTCACGGGGACGGTTTAGGACCACACGATAAAGGTTATAAAAGAATGAAAAAGGTGTTTACAAACCCTGTTTCTAAATGGTTTTACAGATGGTTACACCCAGACATAGGTGTATCTTTAGCTCAATACTTTTCAGTAAAAAACAAAGCAATTTCAGGTGATGATGATGTTAAGTTTTTAGGCGAAGACAAAGAGTGGTTGGTACAATATGCAAAACGTAAATTAGAAACCAAGCATTATGATTATTTTGTTTTTGGACACCGTCATTTACCAATGACAATAGACCTAAACGGAAAATCTACCTACATTAACCTTGGCGACTGGATTGGTTACTATACTTACGCAGTTTTTAATGATGAAAAATTAAGTTTAGAAAAACTAGAAAATTAA
- a CDS encoding OmpA family protein — protein MRILFTVCFVVLVSAIGSTQNLVKNSSFEDYKNCPSDIGKFTNNVNDWSILQGTTDYLNSCSRTVGFLNHNGKQIARSGFAYAGIFTYSNKDYREYVQGTLSEKLEKDKKYIVTFYVSLADYATLAIEDFSILFTNKPIAGSTITNSKKTLVTHKTLSKINGLVYDHYMQLDPIFYKSKQIWMQVYIPFTAKGYETNFTIGNFASNSRTQKMKVSEVNEKDFSYYYIDDVSVEAKDRELPPLYAETVPQKADATPKIERNKVYTFKNVLFEFNKADLLTVSEEEINVLATILRNNNKLTIEIYGHTDAVGSKERNLELSNQRAKAVASYLIDSGIDENRVKWIGYGSSKPIADNTTEEGRTQNRRVEFKMLEN, from the coding sequence ATGAGAATATTATTTACGGTATGTTTTGTAGTACTTGTTAGTGCAATTGGCTCTACACAAAATTTGGTTAAAAACTCTAGCTTTGAAGATTATAAAAATTGCCCAAGTGACATAGGTAAATTTACAAACAATGTTAATGACTGGTCTATTTTACAAGGCACTACAGATTATTTAAACTCTTGCAGCAGAACCGTAGGTTTTTTAAATCATAACGGAAAACAAATAGCCCGCAGCGGTTTTGCTTACGCTGGCATTTTTACATACTCTAACAAAGATTATAGAGAATATGTACAAGGTACTTTAAGTGAAAAGCTAGAAAAAGACAAAAAGTATATTGTTACATTTTATGTGAGTTTAGCAGATTATGCTACTCTAGCTATTGAAGATTTTAGTATTTTATTTACCAACAAACCTATTGCTGGTTCTACAATAACAAACAGTAAAAAAACCTTAGTTACACATAAAACACTATCTAAAATTAATGGTTTAGTGTACGACCATTATATGCAGCTAGATCCTATTTTTTATAAAAGCAAACAAATTTGGATGCAGGTTTATATTCCTTTTACTGCAAAAGGATATGAAACAAATTTTACAATTGGAAATTTTGCTAGTAATAGTAGAACCCAAAAAATGAAAGTCTCTGAGGTAAATGAGAAAGATTTTTCATACTACTACATAGATGATGTTAGTGTTGAAGCAAAAGACCGAGAATTGCCTCCTTTGTATGCTGAAACTGTACCACAAAAAGCAGATGCCACACCAAAAATAGAACGCAATAAAGTATATACATTTAAAAACGTTTTATTTGAATTTAACAAAGCCGATTTACTAACTGTTTCTGAAGAAGAAATAAATGTATTAGCTACAATTTTACGCAACAACAACAAGCTTACTATAGAAATTTATGGGCATACTGATGCCGTTGGCTCTAAAGAACGAAACTTAGAACTTAGTAACCAACGTGCTAAAGCTGTGGCTAGCTATTTAATTGATAGCGGAATTGATGAAAACCGTGTAAAATGGATAGGATACGGCAGTAGCAAACCTATAGCAGATAACACTACAGAAGAGGGGCGTACACAAAACAGAAGGGTAGAGTTTAAAATGTTAGAAAATTAA
- a CDS encoding MFS transporter, translating to MDPYAALRYKEFNVFLLVRFAMVFAWSMQFIVIEWQVYSLTKDPLSLGIIGLMEVIPAVSMALFAGHIVDQKEKRNLLIKCILGFSVISFGLFVISMPSVIAQTTTKTILYITYFLVFLGGLVRAFLGPTIFSLIALIVPKKIYPNAATWSSTTWQMASVLGPALAGFFISWIGVHWSMCVIFGFSLFALITLLQIPKKPILNPKIGEPVFKSLKEGLNFVFKTKAVLGALTLDMIAVLFGGAVALLPIFAQDILQVGSQGFGILRAAPAVGAALMMLTSTRFPLHKFAGKKLLLAVFAFGICIIVFGLSTYFWVSVGALFFSGAVDGVSMIIRQTILQLKTPDHMRGRVASVNSMFVGSSNELGAFESGLTAKLMGAVTAVVFGGTMTLITVGATAIFSPSFRKLDLSKDVQEHEKEE from the coding sequence ATGGATCCGTACGCAGCACTACGTTACAAAGAATTTAATGTTTTTTTACTGGTTAGGTTTGCTATGGTATTTGCTTGGTCTATGCAGTTTATTGTTATAGAATGGCAAGTGTACTCCTTAACTAAAGATCCACTTTCTTTAGGTATAATTGGACTTATGGAGGTTATTCCTGCCGTGTCTATGGCACTATTTGCAGGGCATATTGTAGACCAAAAAGAAAAAAGAAATCTTTTAATTAAATGTATTTTAGGGTTTTCTGTAATTAGCTTTGGCTTGTTTGTTATTAGTATGCCAAGTGTTATAGCGCAAACTACAACTAAGACTATTTTATACATTACCTATTTTTTAGTTTTCTTAGGCGGCTTGGTACGTGCGTTTTTGGGTCCTACTATTTTTTCCTTAATTGCCTTAATTGTTCCTAAAAAAATATACCCAAATGCTGCTACTTGGAGTAGTACTACTTGGCAAATGGCATCTGTTTTAGGACCTGCTTTAGCTGGCTTTTTTATAAGCTGGATTGGTGTTCACTGGTCTATGTGTGTAATTTTTGGGTTTTCATTATTTGCCTTAATTACGTTATTACAAATTCCTAAAAAACCAATTCTTAATCCTAAAATTGGCGAGCCTGTTTTTAAAAGCTTAAAAGAAGGTTTAAATTTTGTATTTAAAACCAAGGCAGTATTAGGTGCATTAACTTTAGATATGATTGCTGTACTATTTGGTGGTGCCGTTGCTTTACTACCCATTTTTGCGCAAGATATTTTACAAGTAGGCTCACAAGGCTTTGGCATTTTAAGAGCTGCGCCTGCTGTTGGTGCTGCCTTAATGATGTTAACCTCTACTCGTTTTCCGTTACATAAATTTGCAGGTAAAAAACTATTGCTTGCTGTATTTGCCTTTGGTATTTGTATTATTGTTTTTGGGCTGTCTACCTATTTCTGGGTGTCTGTTGGTGCCTTATTTTTTAGTGGAGCCGTAGATGGTGTGTCTATGATTATAAGACAAACTATTTTACAATTAAAAACACCAGACCATATGCGTGGTAGAGTAGCCTCTGTAAATTCTATGTTTGTAGGTTCTTCTAATGAGCTTGGTGCTTTTGAAAGCGGACTTACAGCCAAACTAATGGGAGCTGTAACAGCTGTAGTTTTTGGTGGCACAATGACGCTTATTACAGTTGGTGCCACTGCTATTTTTTCTCCTAGCTTTAGAAAATTAGACCTAAGTAAAGATGTACAAGAGCACGAAAAAGAAGAGTAA
- a CDS encoding FMN-binding protein, which translates to MHLKNKRTLLFITAFTFLLLAFNSPQLPEKLQKKVNAAISYAYGTESFKLSGITSDVIPPKDYVFKIKTDDTVTGYAYVGQANSMKNVFDYVVFINKDLSIKKTKVLIYREDHGRQIGAQRWLKQFIGLSINKKPVYGENVDAISGATISAKSMTIAVKNVLKTIQKLNNKKLL; encoded by the coding sequence ATGCACCTGAAAAATAAAAGAACCCTACTATTTATAACAGCATTTACATTTTTGTTACTGGCTTTTAATTCCCCCCAATTGCCAGAAAAATTACAAAAAAAAGTAAACGCAGCAATAAGCTATGCTTATGGTACAGAATCTTTTAAATTAAGCGGAATCACAAGTGATGTGATTCCGCCTAAAGATTATGTTTTTAAAATTAAAACTGATGACACAGTAACTGGCTATGCTTATGTTGGGCAAGCAAATAGTATGAAAAACGTATTTGACTATGTAGTGTTTATAAACAAAGACCTTAGTATTAAAAAAACAAAGGTTTTAATTTACAGAGAAGATCACGGCAGGCAAATAGGTGCACAGCGTTGGTTAAAACAATTTATTGGTTTATCTATAAATAAAAAACCTGTGTATGGTGAAAATGTAGATGCTATTTCTGGTGCAACTATTTCTGCAAAAAGTATGACAATTGCAGTTAAAAATGTACTTAAAACTATACAGAAATTAAACAATAAAAAACTTCTTTAA